The following coding sequences lie in one Cydia strobilella chromosome 16, ilCydStro3.1, whole genome shotgun sequence genomic window:
- the LOC134748243 gene encoding L-asparaginase, translating into MPRRLQSAFQLRVHNTHASVVLKEIVKILKPHLAALESEMQPTNGNSEKNGSGENALKSVNQNGGSENISGFNPKVAAKVHKARSFMELTLTTNPVKSLRRNDRRVLVIYTGGTIGMVKNRDGVLIPQKAAFENLIRGYPQLHDHAFWRSRLSEPGFDTSFLVLPQVKDQDSRIFYKILEYDTLLDSSNMTEAQWIQIAESVMKYYEEYDGFIVLHGTDTMSYTASALSFMFENIGKCVVITGSQIPIFEPRSDGSDNFVSSLLIAGCLNIPEVTVFFGGKLFRGNRVRKISAFNLYAFDSPNCPPLVEVGIDIEFNKKAVFKPTTIERCHLHAKLCRNVGLLRIFPSISSSVINAFCQPPIEGVVIESYGAGNIPSNRQDLFKEIEGAVKRGVIFVNITQCTTGSVASPLYETGRFLASCGVVSGFDMTPEAALTKLSYVLSKTELTYKEKTELMSTNIRGELTNTSSIAIEDSTLVDALAASLNIQSPKKLIEVTEKVFNSLLLYAIEHDDLIAVKKMLDMGADVNGQNSEGRSPLHEAILKGKHTIVEYLLRNGANVHLKTRCGESPLITAIHRDDLDLIELLQQCGAHLSSVDHKSVSELLSLAARTGAVSKLEALRKAGADLNDMDELKQTPLHKAVLCNFPVMVSYLMQHGADSSLQDLLGHTALDYAVKLNRNDIVDVLNIPV; encoded by the exons ATGCCGAGAAGACTTCAGTCCGCCTTTCAGCTTCGCGTGCATAACACACATGCGTCCGTCGTTCTAAAAGAAATCGTGAAAATATTAAAACCGCACCTGGCAGCATTGGAGAGTGAAATGCAGCCGACTAATGGCAATTCAGAAAAAAACGGGAGTGGCGAAAACGCGCTGAAAAGTGTAAATCAAAATGGTGGTTCAGAAAATATTAGCGGTTTTAACCCAAAAGTTGCAGCTAAAGTTCATAAAGCAAGAAGTTTTATGGAGTTGACCTTAACTACGAATCCTGTTAAAAGCCTAAGGAGGAATGATAGAAGAGTTCTAGTTATTTATACTGGCGGTACTATTGGAATGGTCAAAAACAGAGATGGCG TTTTAATACCACAAAAAGCGGCTTTTGAGAATCTAATCCGAGGATATCCGCAGCTCCACGATCATGCTTTCTGGAGAAGCAGGTTGTCCGAGCCAGGGTTCGATACGTCCTTCCTTGTCTTACCAC AGGTCAAAGATCAGGACTCTCGGATATTCTATAAAATACTGGAGTACGACACACTCTTGGATTCCTCTAACATGACAGAAGCCCAATGGATACAAATAGCAGAAAGTGTTATG AAATACTATGAAGAGTACGATGGATTCATAGTACTGCACGGCACAGACACTATGTCCTATACGGCATCAGCTTTGTCATTCATGTTCGAGAACATTGGTAAATGTGTTGTCATCACCGGCTCTCAG ATACCGATCTTCGAGCCCCGCAGCGATGGATCTGACAACTTCGTCTCGTCGTTGCTTATCGCTGGCTGCCTGAACATACCAGAAGTCACCGTGTTCTTTGGGGGCAAACTCTTCAGAGGGAACAG GGTCCGCAAGATCTCAGCATTCAATCTCTACGCCTTCGACTCTCCCAACTGTCCTCCTCTGGTCGAGGTGGGGATCGATATAGAGTTCAACAAAAAGGCTGTGTTTAAGCCAACAACTATAGAGAGATGCCACTTACACGCCAAACTCTGCAGGAATGTGGGACTGCTCAGGATATTCCCTAGCATCAGCTCTTCGGTCATCAATGCGTTCTGTCAGCCTCCTATTGAGG GCGTAGTAATAGAAAGCTATGGCGCGGGCAATATTCCTTCAAACCGTCAAGATCTATTCAAGGAAATAGAGGGTGCTGTTAAACGCGGTGTGATCTTCGTCAACATAACCCAGTGCACCACGGGTTCGGTGGCTTCACCCCTCTATGAGACTGGCAGG TTCTTAGCGTCTTGTGGAGTTGTGTCCGGCTTCGACATGACGCCTGAAGCAGCTCTGACCAAGTTATCCTACGTGCTATCAAAGACTGAACTTACTTATAAGGAGAAAACTGAG CTGATGTCGACCAATATACGGGGTGAACTGACCAACACCTCATCAATAGCCATTGAG GACAGCACTCTAGTGGACGCTCTAGCCGCGAGTCTAAACATCCAGTCACCCAAGAAACTAATAGAAGTGACGGAGAAAGTATTCAATTCCCTTCTTCTATATGCTATAGAACACGACGATCTTATAGCTGTCAAGAAGATGCTGG ACATGGGGGCAGACGTGAACGGGCAGAACTCGGAAGGCAGAAGTCCTCTACACGAAGCGATTCTAAAAGGAAAGCATACTATAGTCGAATACTTGTTAAGGAACGGTGCTAATGTGCACTTAAAAACGAG ATGCGGCGAATCCCCGCTGATCACGGCGATCCACCGCGACGACTTGGACCTCATAGAGCTGCTTCAACAATGCGGCGCCCATCTGTCAAGTGTGGACCATAAGTCAGTCTCGGAGCTGCTGTCTCTGGCAGCTAGAACTGGGGCGGTCAGCAAGCTTGAGGCGCTGAGGAAGGCGGGCGCGGATCTGAATGATATGGATGAGCTGAAGCAGACGCCGCTGCATAAG GCGGTTCTCTGCAACTTCCCCGTGATGGTGTCGTATCTGATGCAGCATGGCGCAGACTCCAGCCTGCAAGACCTGCTCGGCCATACAGCTCTGGACTACGCCGTCAAGTTGAACCGAAACGATATCGTTGATGTGTTGAATATTCCTGTATGA